Proteins encoded by one window of Pan troglodytes isolate AG18354 chromosome 16, NHGRI_mPanTro3-v2.0_pri, whole genome shotgun sequence:
- the LOC134806997 gene encoding putative WASP homolog-associated protein with actin, membranes and microtubules-like protein 1 produces MMILVFWSNYPYEPVCLARHRNNMEASVPKYKKQLPQLGMQKEMEQDVKRFGQAAWATAIPRLEKLKLMLAQETLQLMRAKELYLNHKRAEIQGKMEDLPEQEKNINVVDELEIQFYEIQLELYEVKFEILKNEEMLLTTQLDSLKRLLKEKQDEVVYYDPCESPEELSH; encoded by the exons ATGATGATCCTGGTTTTTTGGTCAAACTATCCATATGAGCCTGTCTGTCTAGCTAGACATAGAAACAATATGGAAGCAAGTGTGCCAAAATATAAGAAGCAGTTGCCTCAACTAG GAATGCAAAAAGAAATGGAACAGGATGTGAAGAGATTTGGCCAGGCTGCCTGGGCCACAGCAATTCCCAGGTTGGAAAAACTTAAGCTAATGCTAGCTCAAGAGACTCTGCAACTCATGAGAGCGAAAGAATTGTATTTAAATCACAAAAGAGCTGAAATTCAGGGAAAG ATGGAAGATCTtccagaacaagaaaaaaatataaatgttgtaGATGAattagaaatacaattttatgaAATTCAGTTAGAACTATATGAAGTTAAATTTGAGATATTAAAAAACGAAGAAATGCTGCTTACTACACAGTTGGACTCTcttaaaagacttttaaaag AAAAACAGGATGAAGTTGTCTATTACGATCCATGTGAAAGTCCAGAGGAACTTAGTCATTGA